The Corynebacterium tuberculostearicum genome window below encodes:
- a CDS encoding ABC-F family ATP-binding cassette domain-containing protein, whose amino-acid sequence MIVTNDFEVRVGARTLLDAPGQHLRVQPGDRIGLIGRNGAGKTTTMRILAGETEPYGGSVTRSGPIGYLPQDSREGNIEQTARERVLSARGLDDLKRRMAKQQELMESATDDKFRDKAIRKYSRLEEQFESLGGYEADSECAQICDNLGLPQRVLDQKLKTLSGGQRRRVELAQILFAATEGSGKSQTTLLLDEPTNHLDADSITWLRQFLSKHEGGLIMISHDVELLEAVCNKVWFLDAVRGEADVYNMGYKKYLDARATDEARRRRERANAEKKASALQKQAAKLGAKATKAAAAKQMLHRAERMMSELDEVRVADKVANIKFPVPAPCGKTPMNAKGLTKMYGSLEVFVGVDLAIDKGSRVVVLGYNGAGKTTLLKLLAGVERTDGEGGIVSGHGLRIGYFAQEHDTIDPDKSVWQNTIDACPDADQQELRSLLGAFMFSGEKLEQPAGTLSGGEKTRLALAALVSSRANVLLLDEPTNNLDPISREQVLDALKTYTGAVVLVTHDPGAVKALDPERVIIMPDGDEDLWSDDYMEIVELA is encoded by the coding sequence GTGATTGTAACCAATGATTTCGAAGTCAGGGTAGGAGCGCGCACGCTTCTCGACGCCCCCGGGCAGCACCTCCGCGTGCAGCCCGGCGACCGCATTGGCCTCATCGGCCGCAACGGCGCGGGCAAGACGACGACCATGCGCATTTTGGCAGGGGAGACGGAGCCTTATGGTGGTTCTGTGACTCGCTCGGGCCCCATTGGTTATCTGCCCCAGGATTCCCGCGAGGGAAATATCGAGCAAACGGCGCGCGAGCGCGTTCTCTCCGCACGCGGCCTGGATGATCTTAAGCGCCGCATGGCGAAGCAACAAGAGCTCATGGAATCGGCCACGGACGATAAGTTCCGGGATAAGGCTATCCGTAAGTATTCCCGCTTGGAGGAGCAGTTCGAGTCGCTCGGCGGCTATGAAGCCGATTCCGAGTGTGCGCAGATTTGCGATAATTTGGGCCTGCCACAGCGTGTCCTAGACCAGAAGCTCAAGACCCTCTCAGGCGGCCAGCGTCGCCGCGTGGAGCTGGCACAGATCCTCTTTGCAGCTACTGAAGGCTCCGGCAAATCCCAGACCACGCTGCTCTTGGATGAGCCGACTAACCACTTGGATGCCGACTCTATTACGTGGCTGCGCCAATTCCTGTCCAAGCATGAGGGCGGGCTCATTATGATTTCCCACGACGTCGAACTGCTGGAGGCCGTGTGCAACAAGGTGTGGTTCCTTGACGCGGTCCGCGGCGAGGCCGACGTCTACAACATGGGTTATAAGAAGTACCTCGATGCCCGTGCTACCGATGAAGCGCGGCGTCGCCGAGAGCGTGCCAATGCGGAAAAGAAGGCGTCTGCACTGCAAAAGCAGGCTGCCAAGCTCGGTGCCAAGGCAACCAAGGCCGCCGCGGCAAAGCAGATGCTCCACCGTGCTGAACGCATGATGAGCGAGCTCGATGAGGTCCGCGTGGCCGATAAGGTGGCCAATATTAAGTTCCCCGTGCCGGCGCCGTGCGGCAAGACGCCCATGAATGCCAAGGGTCTGACCAAGATGTACGGCTCGCTGGAGGTTTTCGTGGGCGTAGACCTCGCTATCGACAAAGGCTCTAGGGTGGTTGTTCTCGGCTACAACGGTGCAGGTAAGACCACCCTGTTGAAATTGCTTGCCGGCGTGGAACGCACCGATGGTGAAGGTGGCATCGTCAGCGGCCACGGCCTGCGCATCGGCTACTTCGCGCAGGAGCATGACACCATCGACCCGGATAAGTCCGTGTGGCAAAACACTATCGATGCCTGCCCAGACGCGGATCAGCAGGAGTTGCGCAGCCTGCTTGGCGCCTTCATGTTCTCCGGTGAGAAGCTGGAGCAGCCTGCGGGTACCCTCTCCGGCGGTGAGAAGACGCGCCTTGCGCTAGCCGCCTTGGTCTCCAGCCGCGCGAACGTCCTGTTGCTAGACGAGCCGACCAATAACCTGGATCCGATTTCGCGCGAGCAGGTGCTTGATGCACTGAAAACGTATACGGGCGCTGTGGTGCTGGTGACGCACGATCCGGGTGCGGTTAAGGCACTGGATCCGGAACGCGTGATCATCATGCCCGATGGTGATGAGGACCTGTGGTCCGATGACTATATGGAGATCGTGGAGCTAGCTTAG
- a CDS encoding ECF transporter S component, whose product MVIAGALIVAATWIYLVLLRPTDWESVAGSTEALITLAGYLVGAALLLTGTVPALPARTIAIIPVALVLNIVVGEIIGSIGVPLYIDSVGTILVAALAGPIAGLATGTLSSVVWGLLNPAALPFAAVSAATGFLSGLVIKKGAFTKVWWVILSGAIIGIISGMLAAPVAAFVYGGTAGLGTGAVVSLFRELGNSLIASVTLQSFISDPLDKALVFLIVWAAVKALPQRTRESLQPR is encoded by the coding sequence ATGGTCATCGCGGGTGCACTCATCGTCGCCGCAACCTGGATTTATCTGGTTCTTCTGCGTCCTACTGATTGGGAATCCGTTGCCGGCTCGACCGAGGCGCTCATTACCCTCGCCGGCTACCTCGTTGGCGCCGCGCTCCTTCTCACCGGCACCGTTCCGGCATTACCGGCGCGAACCATCGCCATCATCCCGGTAGCACTAGTGCTCAATATTGTTGTCGGCGAAATCATCGGTTCTATCGGTGTTCCGCTGTATATCGACTCCGTGGGAACGATCCTGGTAGCCGCGCTCGCGGGACCCATCGCCGGATTGGCTACTGGTACCTTGTCCTCCGTCGTATGGGGACTGTTGAACCCCGCCGCTTTGCCCTTCGCCGCCGTGTCCGCCGCCACGGGGTTCCTCTCCGGACTGGTAATCAAGAAGGGCGCTTTCACTAAGGTGTGGTGGGTCATTCTCAGCGGCGCCATCATTGGAATCATTTCCGGCATGCTCGCCGCACCAGTGGCTGCCTTTGTTTATGGCGGTACCGCAGGTCTTGGTACGGGCGCGGTTGTTTCGCTCTTCCGAGAATTGGGCAATTCCCTCATCGCCTCGGTTACGCTGCAGTCCTTTATTTCGGATCCCCTGGATAAGGCACTGGTTTTCCTCATTGTCTGGGCAGCGGTCAAGGCACTGCCGCAGCGCACCCGAGAATCCCTCCAGCCACGGTAA
- a CDS encoding ATP-binding cassette domain-containing protein, with amino-acid sequence MDLARIEPTPGAIYQVLVEPDTAVEDVAVELAEHLSTEAIIGTDASAQISFLRETCIEEVVLGLENAGVPAPEMQRRGERMLRAVGLSDYCEHDPTQLSGGQTRRLAAACVAIREPEIMIVCEPGAGLDADSRTQVVRLLQSMPETCVISVSSSSWPELGGDIIGTDPLVAAVDLPRVSASPRTGSIGPLTARRGAAKKKWWHFSQPRGTSFSVGPVEIPITESAVTWLRGDNGSGKTTLLRAAAGLDGAGAVPNPPALALQSPFDQAVFPTVEEFVPNDTLRNLLGLNPADHPLDLSSSRLRLAQIAHVIGQQRPVVLLDEPDTLLSAADRWLMHQLIHYALQSGSALVVTCHDSKFVAEIETYAEVTEKTLLAPQL; translated from the coding sequence ATGGATCTAGCCCGCATTGAGCCCACCCCTGGGGCCATATATCAAGTACTCGTCGAACCTGACACAGCCGTCGAAGACGTTGCCGTGGAACTAGCCGAGCACCTATCTACCGAAGCCATCATCGGCACGGATGCCTCAGCACAGATTAGCTTCCTGCGGGAAACCTGTATCGAAGAAGTAGTTTTAGGCCTCGAAAATGCCGGCGTGCCTGCCCCTGAAATGCAGCGGCGCGGGGAGCGAATGCTTCGCGCTGTAGGACTGTCTGACTACTGCGAACATGACCCAACGCAGCTATCCGGTGGCCAAACGCGCAGGTTGGCGGCAGCCTGCGTTGCCATTCGCGAGCCAGAAATCATGATTGTGTGCGAGCCCGGAGCCGGGCTTGATGCTGATTCGCGCACGCAAGTGGTTCGCCTCTTGCAGTCGATGCCGGAGACTTGCGTCATTTCCGTTTCTAGTTCCTCCTGGCCAGAATTGGGTGGCGACATCATTGGCACAGACCCACTCGTAGCGGCCGTCGACTTACCGCGTGTTTCTGCAAGCCCCCGGACAGGGAGTATCGGTCCGCTAACGGCACGCCGGGGTGCAGCAAAGAAGAAATGGTGGCACTTTTCTCAGCCCCGTGGCACTTCCTTCAGCGTCGGACCGGTGGAAATCCCTATCACGGAATCCGCGGTTACGTGGCTGCGTGGCGATAACGGCAGTGGCAAGACCACGCTCCTGCGCGCCGCGGCTGGGCTCGATGGCGCCGGAGCTGTCCCGAATCCACCCGCTCTTGCCCTGCAATCGCCATTTGATCAGGCAGTGTTCCCAACAGTGGAGGAATTCGTCCCCAATGACACCTTGCGCAACCTGTTGGGACTAAATCCGGCGGATCATCCTCTCGATCTATCATCGTCTCGCCTGCGGCTTGCGCAGATTGCCCACGTGATCGGGCAGCAGCGACCGGTGGTTCTGCTCGACGAACCAGACACCTTGCTTTCAGCTGCCGACCGCTGGCTCATGCACCAACTCATCCACTACGCACTGCAGTCCGGCAGCGCCCTCGTAGTTACCTGCCACGATTCTAAGTTTGTGGCAGAAATAGAAACCTATGCTGAAGTAACGGAAAAAACACTGCTGGCGCCGCAGCTATAA
- a CDS encoding DUF2254 domain-containing protein, which produces MKTLLERMPAWREKFWLIPAVAVAIAAIGAELLIAVGSNFDVSDTPFYDGSADSAQGILSAVATSSLSLAGTVFFITLTALSGVVTVMGPRLLHEFLKDRSIQSTLAIYLATFIFALLSLRAVRTGGGGVEEYVPSLNVAVTVLLAIACVVFLIYFIVHIAQSISMSHVVHVVAQDVESHMRRLIRRGEEEEKVKAPGPEFYTNAQKRRSSETGYLKFVDYDAIAQAAAQEDCAVHLGVAPGDLVLEGEVIAHGVPRLPEDIERHIVLTQHRENASAHDPRFTARHLAEIAARALSTGVNDPFTVIDIIDRFTQILTVIGDKRLPQGIVHVDGEFRLDYQTFSYDEIVEAMFTQIRRDAADNAEIYLSMLDNLAKVVALLRTAERRRVLDDTARAIYSDARRQVGGEVELKQLEASYQHFQANLAAWAESDKPGEEHAAD; this is translated from the coding sequence ATGAAGACACTGCTGGAGAGGATGCCCGCTTGGCGGGAGAAGTTTTGGCTCATCCCCGCCGTGGCGGTGGCCATCGCCGCGATCGGCGCGGAATTGCTCATTGCGGTTGGTAGCAATTTTGACGTGTCGGACACGCCCTTTTATGACGGCAGCGCCGATAGCGCGCAAGGGATTTTAAGCGCGGTAGCAACCTCGTCACTCTCCTTGGCCGGCACCGTCTTTTTCATCACGCTGACCGCGCTATCCGGTGTCGTCACGGTGATGGGCCCGCGCCTCCTGCACGAGTTTTTAAAGGATCGCTCCATTCAATCCACGTTGGCGATCTACCTGGCAACCTTTATTTTTGCGCTCCTATCCCTGCGCGCGGTTCGTACCGGCGGCGGTGGGGTAGAAGAATACGTTCCTTCCCTCAATGTAGCCGTCACGGTTCTGCTGGCCATCGCCTGCGTTGTCTTCCTCATCTACTTCATCGTGCACATTGCGCAATCCATCAGCATGTCCCACGTGGTGCACGTGGTTGCCCAAGACGTAGAAAGCCACATGCGCCGGCTCATCCGCCGCGGTGAGGAGGAGGAGAAAGTAAAAGCGCCGGGGCCAGAGTTCTACACGAACGCGCAAAAGCGCCGCAGTAGTGAGACTGGCTATCTCAAATTCGTGGACTATGACGCCATCGCGCAGGCTGCGGCGCAAGAGGATTGCGCGGTGCACCTCGGCGTGGCACCGGGAGACCTCGTATTGGAAGGCGAGGTCATTGCCCACGGCGTGCCACGTTTGCCGGAAGATATTGAGCGTCATATCGTGCTCACGCAACACCGCGAAAACGCCTCTGCCCACGATCCTCGGTTTACCGCGCGGCACCTTGCAGAAATTGCTGCCCGCGCTTTGAGCACCGGCGTTAATGACCCATTTACGGTAATTGACATCATTGACCGCTTCACCCAGATCCTCACCGTGATTGGGGATAAGCGGCTTCCGCAGGGCATTGTGCATGTGGACGGCGAATTTCGGCTGGATTATCAGACCTTTAGCTATGACGAGATCGTCGAGGCGATGTTTACACAGATTCGGCGCGATGCGGCCGATAATGCGGAGATCTACCTCAGCATGCTGGATAACCTCGCTAAGGTGGTTGCCCTTCTTCGCACAGCGGAACGCCGGCGCGTGCTTGACGACACCGCCCGGGCCATCTACTCCGATGCCCGCCGCCAGGTAGGCGGCGAGGTGGAGCTGAAACAGTTGGAGGCCTCCTACCAGCACTTCCAGGCCAACCTAGCTGCGTGGGCGGAATCCGATAAGCCAGGCGAGGAGCACGCCGCGGATTAG
- a CDS encoding PFL family protein: protein MSTRFNTTNILDTIEMIENYRLDIRTVTMGISLLGCTRSTMEATCQAIYDRVTQQAGRLVEVCEGIEGELGIPIVNKRISVTPISLVVAGVDGNPVDAAKALDKAAKEVGVNFVGGYSALVEKGATTAEQKLISSIPEALATTDVVCSSVNIASSRAGINMDAAKKMGEVIKEAAELTKDNSAIACAKLVVFANSVGDNPFMAGAFHGIEEPDCVVSVGVSGPGVVDRALGSLEGASLDQVAEEVKKAAFKITRAGQLVGTMASERLGVPFGIIDLSLAPTAELGDSVAHILEHMGLDQVGTHGTTAALALLNDAVKKGGMMACSRVGGLSGSFIPVSEDKGMIDAVKSGSISMDKLEAMTAICSVGFDMIALPGDTSAATISGMIADEAAIGVMNHKTTAVRVIPVPGAQVGDEVSFGGLLGYAPVIPVNQVGNTQFINRGGFIPAPVHGFRN from the coding sequence ATGAGCACGCGTTTTAATACCACCAATATCTTGGACACCATCGAGATGATTGAGAACTATCGTCTCGATATCCGCACCGTGACCATGGGCATCTCGCTCCTCGGATGCACCCGCTCCACCATGGAGGCCACCTGCCAGGCCATCTATGACCGGGTCACCCAGCAGGCAGGGCGCCTCGTCGAGGTGTGCGAAGGCATCGAGGGCGAGCTCGGTATCCCCATTGTCAATAAGCGCATCTCCGTCACCCCCATCTCGTTAGTGGTGGCTGGCGTAGACGGCAACCCCGTTGATGCAGCCAAGGCGCTGGACAAGGCGGCAAAAGAGGTTGGCGTCAACTTTGTGGGCGGCTATTCCGCCTTGGTAGAAAAGGGCGCTACCACCGCCGAGCAAAAGCTCATCAGCTCCATTCCGGAGGCGCTGGCTACTACGGACGTCGTGTGTTCCTCCGTAAACATCGCCAGCTCCCGCGCGGGCATCAACATGGATGCGGCGAAGAAAATGGGCGAGGTCATCAAGGAAGCGGCCGAGCTCACTAAGGACAATTCCGCCATTGCGTGCGCCAAGCTGGTGGTCTTTGCTAACTCCGTGGGAGATAACCCCTTTATGGCCGGTGCCTTCCACGGCATTGAGGAACCCGATTGTGTGGTCTCCGTGGGCGTTTCCGGCCCGGGTGTAGTCGACCGTGCCTTGGGCTCGCTCGAGGGGGCCAGCTTAGACCAGGTTGCAGAAGAGGTGAAGAAGGCTGCTTTCAAGATCACTCGCGCCGGGCAACTGGTGGGCACCATGGCCTCGGAGCGCCTGGGCGTTCCTTTCGGCATCATCGACCTTTCGCTTGCCCCCACCGCCGAATTGGGCGATTCGGTTGCGCACATCTTGGAGCACATGGGCCTAGACCAGGTGGGCACCCACGGCACCACTGCAGCCTTGGCTCTGCTTAACGACGCCGTTAAGAAGGGCGGCATGATGGCTTGTTCCCGCGTGGGCGGGTTGTCAGGTTCCTTCATCCCCGTTTCCGAGGACAAAGGCATGATCGATGCGGTCAAGTCCGGCTCCATTTCCATGGACAAGCTGGAGGCCATGACCGCTATTTGCTCGGTTGGCTTCGACATGATTGCCCTGCCGGGCGACACCTCTGCCGCGACGATCTCGGGCATGATCGCTGATGAGGCCGCCATTGGCGTGATGAACCATAAAACCACCGCAGTACGCGTCATTCCGGTACCTGGCGCCCAGGTAGGCGACGAGGTCAGCTTCGGCGGGCTTCTTGGCTACGCCCCTGTCATCCCGGTCAATCAGGTGGGCAATACGCAGTTCATAAACCGCGGCGGCTTCATCCCCGCCCCGGTGCATGGATTCCGCAACTAG
- a CDS encoding metal-sulfur cluster assembly factor, with protein sequence MTEPVDPYQNENSSFSGSGERPEQTEEQISKAFDVTEFMRDVIDPELGINVVDLGLVYDLWFEEDNGKEIVMINMTLTSPACPLTDVIAEQVEDIVKANKLADAVRINWVWMPPWGPQMITEEGREQLQALGFAV encoded by the coding sequence ATGACCGAACCCGTAGATCCTTATCAGAACGAGAACTCTTCATTCTCCGGCAGCGGCGAGCGCCCGGAGCAGACTGAAGAGCAGATTTCTAAGGCCTTTGATGTCACCGAATTCATGCGTGATGTCATTGACCCCGAGCTCGGCATTAACGTCGTTGACTTGGGCCTTGTCTATGATCTTTGGTTTGAAGAGGACAATGGCAAGGAAATCGTCATGATCAATATGACGCTGACCTCGCCGGCCTGCCCGCTGACCGATGTCATTGCGGAGCAGGTCGAAGACATCGTCAAGGCCAATAAGCTGGCCGATGCCGTCCGCATCAACTGGGTATGGATGCCGCCATGGGGACCGCAAATGATTACTGAGGAGGGCCGCGAGCAGCTTCAGGCCCTCGGTTTCGCGGTTTAA
- a CDS encoding ACT domain-containing protein, whose amino-acid sequence MYAIMTVTGADSTGIIAAVTTTLAELDINVIDVSQTLMGGYFTMILRVEFDADKVSIQTIKERMRPVAEEKHQSIRIQSEDLFTAMNEI is encoded by the coding sequence ATGTATGCCATTATGACCGTCACCGGTGCCGATAGCACCGGCATCATCGCCGCGGTGACCACTACCCTTGCAGAACTCGATATCAACGTCATTGACGTCTCCCAGACGCTCATGGGCGGATACTTCACCATGATCCTGCGCGTCGAATTCGATGCGGACAAGGTCTCCATCCAGACCATCAAGGAGCGCATGCGCCCCGTTGCGGAAGAAAAGCACCAGTCCATCCGCATTCAGTCCGAAGACCTCTTCACCGCCATGAACGAAATTTAA
- a CDS encoding energy-coupling factor transporter transmembrane component T family protein — MHGLHPATVVTIAACGWVLTLALNTPVASASVALIALACGTAATRNASVILTTLALSAPAALSMLVIHAPYGDDPVLPLLTSDGLVLAATLTLRFCALMACFIAAMAVLRIADIAKWLQVSRAGHKVAYIVGASLQTLPQGAHAWRCVREANQLAGITVTWRNTISRVIIPVIARLLTQGTQRGQALAAVGFDQEGQRTLLRPVTDSMVSRVLRFVIPLVSLVVVIATWI, encoded by the coding sequence ATGCACGGCCTTCATCCCGCCACCGTTGTCACCATCGCGGCCTGCGGCTGGGTCCTTACTTTGGCGCTAAATACCCCGGTGGCGTCGGCAAGCGTAGCGCTCATCGCCCTAGCCTGCGGTACCGCCGCTACCCGCAACGCCTCCGTAATTTTGACAACATTGGCGCTAAGCGCCCCAGCGGCCCTTTCCATGCTGGTCATTCACGCCCCCTACGGTGATGACCCGGTGCTGCCGCTGCTAACTAGCGACGGCCTGGTTCTCGCCGCCACCCTCACCCTCCGGTTCTGCGCCCTCATGGCCTGCTTCATCGCGGCCATGGCAGTGCTGCGCATTGCTGATATCGCCAAGTGGCTGCAAGTTTCGCGCGCTGGCCACAAGGTCGCGTATATCGTTGGAGCCTCCCTACAAACCCTGCCCCAAGGTGCGCATGCTTGGCGTTGCGTCCGTGAAGCCAACCAGCTCGCCGGCATTACCGTGACTTGGCGCAATACCATCTCGCGCGTCATTATTCCCGTCATCGCTCGCCTCCTTACGCAAGGAACCCAACGTGGCCAGGCCTTAGCCGCCGTCGGATTCGACCAAGAAGGGCAACGCACCCTACTGCGCCCCGTTACCGATTCCATGGTCTCCCGCGTCTTACGCTTCGTCATTCCGCTAGTTAGCCTTGTGGTGGTGATTGCTACATGGATCTAG
- the sufU gene encoding Fe-S cluster assembly sulfur transfer protein SufU translates to MNLDSMYQDVILDHYKNPQHAGLREPYQAEVHHVNPSCGDELTLRVRLSDDGKTVEDVSYDAEGCSISQASTSVMAEEIVGLPLAEANEKLAEFEKMITSRGQEEGDEDLIGDGVAFAGVSQYPARVKCALLGWKAFQAASADALTEVEN, encoded by the coding sequence ATGAACCTAGATTCCATGTACCAGGACGTCATCCTGGATCACTATAAGAACCCCCAACACGCCGGCTTGAGGGAGCCGTATCAGGCAGAGGTTCACCACGTGAACCCGTCCTGCGGCGATGAGCTGACCCTGCGCGTGCGCCTTTCGGACGACGGCAAGACCGTCGAGGACGTCTCCTATGACGCGGAAGGTTGCTCCATTTCGCAGGCTTCTACCTCGGTTATGGCTGAAGAGATCGTTGGACTGCCGCTCGCGGAAGCCAATGAGAAGCTGGCCGAGTTTGAAAAGATGATTACCTCTCGCGGCCAAGAAGAGGGCGATGAAGACCTCATCGGTGACGGCGTTGCCTTCGCCGGCGTGTCCCAGTACCCAGCGCGCGTCAAGTGTGCGCTCCTCGGATGGAAGGCCTTCCAGGCTGCTTCCGCCGATGCACTAACTGAAGTGGAGAACTAG
- a CDS encoding nucleoside hydrolase, which produces MTAKPPAVLIDCDPGVDDCLALMYLAGLHHAGEIELVGVTTTAGNVEVHRTADNARWILDLCSLSDVPVAPGLPQPLKVDLTTTPETHGPTGLGYAHAPAAAAKLQQRDWQQVWEEALATHDDLQLIVTGPVTNLAAFEATHSEAAARFGAITIMGGAVNYRGNTTPTAEWNFWVDPHAAAQHFHSNAPRVLTTLCSLEVTEQFLITPQRLDEVLKLLGEHPTAQILPDVLRFYFEFHQAQGEGYQAQIHDLLTCMIALGRIPYEAIETTMDVEAESTLLRGTSVADLRNHWGRAHNARLVTSADMEAAHHECARGLTLLASH; this is translated from the coding sequence ATGACTGCCAAGCCACCAGCTGTACTTATTGATTGCGATCCCGGCGTCGACGATTGCCTCGCCCTTATGTACCTGGCGGGGCTGCATCATGCCGGGGAGATCGAGCTGGTGGGGGTTACCACCACGGCCGGCAACGTCGAGGTCCACCGGACCGCGGATAATGCCCGCTGGATTCTGGACCTGTGCTCGCTTTCCGACGTCCCCGTAGCCCCCGGCCTACCCCAACCCCTCAAGGTAGATCTCACCACCACCCCTGAGACCCATGGCCCGACAGGGCTGGGCTACGCACACGCCCCCGCTGCCGCCGCCAAGCTACAACAGCGCGATTGGCAGCAGGTATGGGAAGAAGCATTAGCCACCCATGACGATCTGCAGCTGATCGTTACTGGACCGGTCACCAACCTTGCGGCCTTCGAAGCAACCCATAGCGAGGCTGCCGCGCGCTTCGGTGCCATCACCATCATGGGCGGCGCGGTCAATTACCGCGGAAACACCACGCCAACTGCCGAATGGAACTTTTGGGTGGATCCGCACGCCGCCGCCCAACATTTTCATTCAAACGCCCCACGCGTTCTCACCACGCTGTGTTCCCTCGAAGTAACGGAACAGTTTCTCATTACTCCGCAGCGCCTAGACGAGGTCCTGAAATTGTTGGGGGAGCACCCCACGGCACAAATCCTGCCGGACGTGCTGCGTTTTTATTTTGAATTCCACCAGGCGCAAGGAGAGGGCTATCAAGCCCAGATCCACGACCTTTTGACCTGCATGATTGCCCTGGGGCGCATCCCTTATGAAGCGATAGAAACCACCATGGACGTCGAGGCGGAATCGACACTGCTGCGTGGCACGAGCGTCGCAGATTTGCGCAACCATTGGGGCCGCGCCCACAACGCGCGGCTGGTAACAAGCGCAGACATGGAGGCCGCACACCACGAATGCGCGCGGGGATTGACGCTATTGGCTTCGCATTAG
- a CDS encoding NAD(P)H-binding protein — protein MTDKKKILYIGGHGKVGLLTAPKLVEAGHEVHSLIRNPEQKAEIEKLGATPVMADITEQSVDQWAELFAAYDAVVWGAGNGGRGGADLTWAVDRDGALATLDAMDKLQQEGKDVPAYVMISYVGSQVATTDPADEKWYAYVESKKEVDNRLVQASYPHLILKPAMLTEEPAKGIEQIEDKMLKESLTSSRELVADVIVEVLGRDNLPDSPLAFVDGDNPVSSIK, from the coding sequence ATGACTGATAAGAAGAAGATTCTGTACATCGGTGGACACGGCAAGGTCGGGCTGCTGACCGCCCCTAAGCTGGTTGAGGCCGGTCATGAGGTCCACTCCCTCATCCGCAATCCGGAGCAAAAGGCCGAGATTGAAAAGCTCGGCGCGACCCCAGTTATGGCGGATATTACTGAACAATCCGTGGATCAGTGGGCAGAGCTTTTCGCCGCTTATGACGCTGTAGTCTGGGGCGCCGGCAATGGCGGCCGCGGTGGGGCAGACCTCACCTGGGCCGTCGACCGCGATGGCGCCCTGGCTACCCTCGACGCCATGGACAAGTTGCAGCAGGAGGGCAAGGATGTGCCCGCCTATGTGATGATCTCTTATGTCGGCTCCCAGGTAGCAACCACGGATCCTGCCGATGAGAAGTGGTATGCCTATGTGGAGTCCAAGAAGGAAGTAGACAACCGCCTTGTACAGGCCAGCTACCCGCACCTCATCCTCAAGCCAGCGATGCTAACCGAGGAACCAGCCAAGGGCATTGAGCAGATTGAGGATAAGATGCTGAAGGAGTCTCTGACTTCTTCCCGCGAGCTGGTTGCGGATGTCATCGTCGAGGTCCTTGGCCGCGACAATCTGCCGGATTCCCCGCTCGCCTTCGTTGATGGCGACAATCCGGTGAGCTCCATCAAGTAA